In the Balaenoptera musculus isolate JJ_BM4_2016_0621 chromosome 20, mBalMus1.pri.v3, whole genome shotgun sequence genome, CTGGCAAGGTCTGCAGAACCGTAGAATGTTTGGCACATAGCGAAATCTCTGCTCAAAGAGAACTGACTGGGCTTCTGGCAGCACGAGGGTGAACCtggcatccccccacccccacccccaccgcctgCCTGAGGAAGCTCGAGGTGCCAGGAGAATTTACTGTTCATTCTGGCCTATACCTGGTGACAGACCCCAACCTCCCTTTCTTGACCTTGGACATTGGGCTGGTTCAGGGTCATTTCAGGAGCATTTTCTAAGAAGAACCTACAATTGTGAACACGGACCTCCTACAACTCAGGAGTATCTTTCTCAAGGACGTGAAGGCCACTCCTCGAAATGTAACCACCAGGAAGGACAGGGCCTGTCTCCCAGTCGCTACGGGACGATGGGATCCTAGCTTCTGTAACCACCAGCTATCAGCACAGCAGCTGGTATCCCGTGGACACTGCCCAACTGCCTATAATTTTTCACTTGAGCtccacccttccctccttctgTCCTGAAAACTCTCAGTCCTCTCTGCACAATTTGGAGTGGAGCTCAGGGTTTCCCCCACTGCCTGAGCCACTGAATAAAAGGTTTTCCCGTTTCCCGGACCAGTGTCTGGTTGTGTTTATCTTGGACAGAATTTGGGGTCActatatttcctttcctgtaaggctattgatattttaagttgggtaagaaaacaaaaattggggTCCCACAGCTCTCTTCTCCAACTTGGATTTTGTTCAAGGGGGGTCTCACTGTCCCCAGTGGACCTGACAAACGGGTGGCCTGACCTGCCCCCTCGACGTACGTGCTGTGTGGTCCCCCAGCTTTGGGAGGGGCCGAAGAgtaggaggggagaggaggacgGGTCTGGGGTGTAGGAGGGGACGTAAGGGggtggaaaagaggagagagaacaagTGGGAGGGGCCGGGGGACGCCGAGCTCAGGAGCAACTGGAGAGCCCGGAGCGCGGGGACGCCACGAGGGTAAAGCGGAGCCAGGGAGGCGGCCGGCTCGGGCCAGGGGCGAGGCCAGGAGGCGGCgcgcggcggggccggggccCCCCGCACTCACCCGGTGCAGGAAGCTCAGGCGGTCCCGCAGCGGCACCGTGGCCGCCATGGTGCCGGTCACCTTCCGGCCCCGCCCAGCTCCCGCCAGGCCCGAGCCCCTTCCAATAACTGCGCGGGTCTGACCCCGCTGGCCAATCACTCGCGTGAGGCGGGCCCTGCGGCTGACTTCGGGAAACAATTTGCACGTGAACCAATCCAAAGCCCAAGGACAAAGACAGACGAAACCGCGAGCCAATTGCAAGGCTCTGGAACACCAGGAGCGGTTCCGGAGGAGAGGCGGAGGCGAGGGCTGAAGCCTGGCCAATGACAAAGCGCAAGAAAGGTTGTGGGCGGGAGCGCCGACCTATCAAGCTGTTGGGCGCCGGAAGAGGCTGGACCTAAGATGGCGGCGCCCACGGGTGCCAGGAAGAGCTGCTCATGTCGGGGAACGGAGCGGTGTGGGGTCGCGTGCGAAGCCGCCTCCGCGCCTTCCCCGATCGCCTGGCGGCCTGTGGGGCCGAGGTGCGGAGCCGTCAGGCGGGGCAGGAAGGGCCGCGCGGGGCGGGGTGCGGGCAGGCGGGGTGGTGGTGACTGGGGAGCGGCGGCGGGGTCTGCCCGGGTGACTGGCGGGCGTGGGGGCCGCCGCGACCCTCGCTCGTCCCCGTCCCGCCCCCAGGCCGCGGCCTACGGCAGGTGCGTGCAGGCGTCCATGGCCCCGGGCGGCCGCTTGAGAAAGGATCTGTGCGCGCAGGAGTTCGAGGCCTTACGGAGCTGCTTCGTTGCCGCGGTAGGTGGGCGCCGGCCCCGCCCGGGGAACAGACCCTGGGAGGCTGGGACCCACGTGCCCGCGCGGGACCTCCggcttcctttccttctgggtgCGGTGCTGGGCGCCAGCAAGTGCTTCAGACGCGGCACACCCTCCATCAGCCGGTGCGACCCCCGGCGCCACGGAGCTCGCGTGCCCGTGTCCGTCAGGTTGGGGGAACACCACTCTCAACGTGTACCCGCCAGTGCCTAGTAACCCTTTGCGGGACTGTTGCTGGTGGGGGGTCCCGGCCCCTGCTGTCTTAGTTTCTCTGTGTTTAGGACCCCACGTGTGTGCTGTGCGTGGGCAGTTACAACCGGGCACCCCCGatcccccccccccttcctttcgactaccccatttcacagagggtGAAAGGAGAAAAAACGAGTGTATCTTAGGTTTGTTGTCATGACCAAGGttacagaggctgagaagtcccccACCCAGGCGCGCTGGTTGGTTCTCACTGGCGCAGAAGCGGGGTGTGGTGACAACAGTGTGTTCCTTCTCTTGGCTCTGGACTCAGTTCTGCCTCTAACCGTTCCGTAGCAGGTGGTTTCTGTTTTTGAGCTGTGGCATTTTCTGATCCTCATCTGATCAAATGCTATGCCAGTGAAAATAGGCACTGTGCACAAGTAAAGATTTATGGCGTTGTGTTTATGCATTTATTATAAAGGATGGGGAGGAAGTAGGGTTGGAAGAGACCCACACCTGACCAAGGGAGAGGAGCTCTCTGGGGAACCGAGATGGGAGTTCCAGTCTCTCAAGAGGAGGGTGTGGAGACTGCCTGTAATGAAGCTTTAACACAGGGTTTTGAGCTGGTGCCCAAGGTGTCACGGCCTTGGGTGCCTCTcactcagtgggtctggggtgggccaCGATGCCAGTGGTCAGCTCTGCTCGCCAGAGCTGCTGATCTCGAGAACTGGACCCGAGAGGGGGCAGTTGGGTCAGCCTGGCAGAATTCAGGGAATCCAAGGATGTTCCAGGATGGCTGAGAATGCGTGGG is a window encoding:
- the NDUFAF8 gene encoding NADH dehydrogenase [ubiquinone] 1 alpha subcomplex assembly factor 8 — translated: MSGNGAVWGRVRSRLRAFPDRLAACGAEAAAYGRCVQASMAPGGRLRKDLCAQEFEALRSCFVAAAKKTLTGGR